One Solanum pennellii chromosome 10, SPENNV200 genomic region harbors:
- the LOC107001587 gene encoding regulatory-associated protein of TOR 1-like isoform X1, producing MALGDLTISQLSAVVEESEDYEDGDRNNDGSFTVVAAENEMKTTTETSMNDVRPFVWFRELRPDEFEAYVPPSPANTDLVSKWRNKNRMKTGCVALVLCLNIGVPPPDVIRVSPCARMQCWIGMLNFPSSAKNKCFFFLLIF from the exons ATGGCATTGGGAGATTTGACGATTTCTCAGTTATCAGCTGTTGTGGAGGAGTCTGAAGATTATGAAGATGGCGACAGAAACAATGATGGTAGCtttactgttgttgctgctgaaAATGAGATGAAGACGACGACAGAGACAAGTATGAATGATGTACGGCCATTTGTATGGTTTCGTGAGCTTCGTCCTGATGAGTTTGAGGCGTATGTCCCTCCTTCACCGGCTAATACTGATTTGGTCTCTAAGTGGCGGAATAAGAACCGG ATGAAGACGGGATGTGTTGCCCTTGTTCTGTGTTTGAACATCGGCGTTCCTCCACCAGATGTAATAAGGGTATCTCCTTGTGCTCGGATGCAGTGTTGGATTGGTATGCTAAACTTTCCTTCTTCTGCAAAAAACAAGTGTTTCTTCTTTTTGCTAATATTTTAG
- the LOC107001587 gene encoding uncharacterized protein LOC107001587 isoform X2, protein MALGDLTISQLSAVVEESEDYEDGDRNNDGSFTVVAAENEMKTTTETSMNDVRPFVWFRELRPDEFEAYVPPSPANTDLVSKWRNKNRHFRISIMKLGMVQDIPKIDKNMFHN, encoded by the exons ATGGCATTGGGAGATTTGACGATTTCTCAGTTATCAGCTGTTGTGGAGGAGTCTGAAGATTATGAAGATGGCGACAGAAACAATGATGGTAGCtttactgttgttgctgctgaaAATGAGATGAAGACGACGACAGAGACAAGTATGAATGATGTACGGCCATTTGTATGGTTTCGTGAGCTTCGTCCTGATGAGTTTGAGGCGTATGTCCCTCCTTCACCGGCTAATACTGATTTGGTCTCTAAGTGGCGGAATAAGAACCGG CACTTCAGGATTTCTATAATGAAGTTAGGCATGGTCCAAGACATACCAAAAATTGACAAGAACATGTTCCATAACTGA